Proteins from a genomic interval of Prevotella sp. E13-27:
- a CDS encoding T9SS type A sorting domain-containing protein, producing MKKLLFSFVAMMLMFVSPIKAEATQTLIINGEVVSKVVTKITFEGDLVVLTFSDSTTAKEDMDNVVIRFTAPTSIKDLTTFQLKKAVDGSLEINGLAAGTQVYVFDAAGKQMLVTKDSTVNVSGLKSGVYVLKAGDQIVKFVKR from the coding sequence ATGAAAAAATTATTGTTTTCTTTCGTGGCTATGATGCTGATGTTCGTTTCGCCTATTAAGGCAGAGGCAACACAGACCCTCATTATCAATGGCGAAGTGGTTTCCAAGGTTGTGACGAAGATTACCTTCGAGGGTGACCTTGTTGTCCTGACGTTTTCTGACAGTACTACTGCCAAAGAAGACATGGACAATGTGGTTATTCGCTTCACAGCTCCTACTTCTATTAAAGACCTCACGACTTTCCAGTTGAAGAAGGCTGTTGATGGCAGTCTTGAAATCAACGGACTGGCAGCCGGCACTCAGGTCTATGTCTTCGATGCAGCAGGCAAGCAGATGCTCGTCACCAAAGATTCAACTGTAAACGTAAGCGGACTGAAGTCTGGTGTCTATGTTCTCAAGGCCGGTGACCAGATAGTAAAGTTCGTTAAGCGTTAA
- a CDS encoding DUF5687 family protein has protein sequence MRRLQIYSILRQHDKLGFRRSPAFEQSMVAKVMMVIGGAFFVLYLIIYGTIFAGIANSEHEPTFVGGLMPFLLIVDFFLRFMVQQTPLMLVKPYMLLPIPRHSVIDVFLLSSVSSVYNMLWLCFFLPYSFLVFAGGSGLLLALSILFCGMVTILINSQFYLMMRTLISRSLFWWLVPAIVYGSYFIPLLINNGDAFGDVADVIVMLNAQAWWPLAVIAVFAGLYYANRVMQHRFVVEEVAREEKKVDKPIRVSDFSFLSRFGQTGEYLKLELKSIFRNKAIRSRVISSLAIIAMFSSLIAYTDIYGESMNIFWCYYCFALYGITALVKIMGPEGNYIDLLLTHRENILTLLFSKYYFHCAILVVPFIIMLPAVIEGKFPILMMLAYMFISSGLLYFILFQLAVYNKQSLPLNQKMTGKGNFENGIQLVIELVGMFLPLALTAILVLILGDTTAYIVLIAIGVLFTLLHPLWLRNIYTRMMKRKYENLEGFHASR, from the coding sequence ATGCGACGTCTGCAGATTTATAGTATTCTTCGCCAGCACGACAAGCTGGGCTTCCGCCGTTCACCTGCTTTCGAGCAGAGCATGGTGGCAAAGGTGATGATGGTCATAGGCGGCGCCTTCTTTGTGCTCTATCTTATCATCTACGGAACAATATTTGCCGGCATTGCCAATAGCGAGCATGAACCGACGTTTGTTGGAGGGTTGATGCCTTTCCTGTTGATAGTCGATTTCTTCCTGCGCTTTATGGTTCAGCAGACACCTCTAATGCTGGTGAAACCTTACATGCTGTTGCCCATACCTCGTCACAGCGTTATCGATGTCTTTCTTCTTTCATCAGTATCGTCGGTCTATAACATGCTGTGGCTATGCTTCTTCCTGCCCTACAGCTTCCTTGTCTTTGCAGGTGGAAGTGGATTGTTGCTCGCCCTCTCCATATTGTTCTGTGGCATGGTGACCATATTGATAAACAGCCAGTTCTATCTCATGATGCGCACGCTCATATCGCGTTCGCTGTTCTGGTGGCTTGTGCCAGCAATTGTCTATGGCTCTTATTTCATTCCGCTGCTTATAAATAACGGTGATGCTTTTGGCGATGTTGCCGATGTCATTGTCATGCTCAATGCCCAGGCGTGGTGGCCCCTTGCCGTTATTGCCGTGTTTGCTGGTCTGTATTATGCCAACAGGGTGATGCAGCACCGTTTCGTTGTTGAGGAAGTGGCACGCGAGGAGAAGAAGGTAGATAAGCCCATACGCGTGTCAGACTTCTCGTTCCTCAGCCGTTTCGGACAGACAGGCGAGTATCTCAAGCTCGAACTGAAATCCATATTCCGTAACAAAGCCATACGTTCGCGAGTCATTTCCAGTCTTGCCATCATAGCAATGTTTTCCAGCCTCATAGCCTACACCGATATATATGGTGAGAGCATGAACATCTTCTGGTGCTACTATTGCTTTGCTCTCTACGGAATCACGGCTCTTGTTAAGATAATGGGTCCTGAAGGCAACTATATAGACCTTCTGCTTACCCATCGTGAGAACATACTTACCCTGCTTTTCTCGAAATACTATTTCCATTGCGCCATCCTTGTGGTGCCGTTCATCATCATGCTTCCTGCTGTGATAGAGGGTAAGTTCCCCATACTGATGATGCTTGCCTATATGTTCATTTCGAGTGGACTGCTCTATTTCATCCTGTTCCAGCTGGCTGTCTATAATAAGCAGTCACTGCCACTCAATCAGAAAATGACAGGAAAAGGCAACTTCGAGAATGGCATACAGCTCGTTATTGAGCTCGTGGGAATGTTCCTGCCATTGGCATTGACAGCAATACTCGTGCTAATCTTAGGCGACACCACCGCATACATTGTGCTTATTGCTATTGGAGTGCTGTTCACGTTGCTTCATCCTCTGTGGTTGCGCAACATCTACACTCGTATGATGAAGCGTAAGTACGAGAATCTTGAAGGATTCCATGCGTCGCGGTAA
- a CDS encoding LolA-like putative outer membrane lipoprotein chaperone gives MKKILFVLVLALMQHVQGFSQDAKTVLDKCAAVVSSKNGVKASFVMQSASFGNTNGSIAVKGRKFYATTPLATMWFDGTTQWTYLNKNNEVNVSTPTEAQLQAINPYNFINLYKKGFRYSMTKNDKIFTVHLTSNDSKQKIKEMFISIEKKGYTPTEVKILQNGRWTIFTISDFKRESLSDGLFKFNSKDFPSAEVIDLR, from the coding sequence ATGAAAAAGATACTTTTTGTATTAGTGCTCGCTCTTATGCAGCACGTTCAGGGCTTCTCTCAGGACGCTAAGACCGTTCTGGACAAGTGCGCGGCAGTAGTAAGTTCCAAGAATGGCGTAAAGGCTTCTTTCGTCATGCAGAGCGCTTCTTTCGGAAACACAAACGGAAGCATTGCCGTGAAAGGCCGTAAGTTCTATGCCACAACACCTCTTGCTACCATGTGGTTCGATGGCACTACCCAGTGGACCTATCTTAACAAGAACAATGAGGTGAACGTGTCAACGCCTACCGAGGCTCAGCTTCAGGCTATCAATCCCTATAACTTCATTAATCTTTACAAGAAGGGATTCCGCTATTCAATGACGAAGAACGATAAGATCTTCACCGTTCATCTTACCTCTAACGATTCTAAGCAGAAGATTAAGGAGATGTTCATCAGCATTGAGAAAAAAGGATACACGCCTACTGAGGTTAAGATTCTTCAGAATGGACGTTGGACAATATTCACTATCAGCGATTTCAAGCGTGAGTCTCTTTCTGATGGGCTGTTCAAGTTCAATTCCAAGGACTTCCCTTCAGCTGAGGTCATTGACCTGCGCTGA
- a CDS encoding FtsK/SpoIIIE family DNA translocase, producing MARKTLKKTETKPSFAESLGFVNIFHNERINFFIGLLLFVVAFYFILSFISFFVTGDADQSLIENLRDGEMSNEDRKFGNSCGSLGAYIAYFFVKQCFGVPAFFIPAFMFIVSLYLMKAYRVNLWKWFFTMSVMMIWTSIAFARFLAPLFEGSHFNPGGDHGFTMSNTIEGYVGTPGLVAILALVALAFLIYVSTETINLIRKALNPSRLIDKIKFNIVDTSKEEVAPEDSYERQLQTNDDMFTDPEPKVVEFDDFKNNETEGEEENNGNTVELDVYQQVADKAEQTLTGKESDDMGMDIEVAGSEETADGSNTVAVVEENLEPYDPKRDLEFYRYPTLDLLKTYDTDGKPSIDMDEQNANKNRIVEVLSNFGIDISSIKATVGPTITLYEITPAQGVRISKIRNLEDDIALSLKALGIRIIAPIPGKGTIGIEVPNAKANIVSMESVLNSKKFQETTMELPCAMGKTITNEVFMFDLAKAPHLLVAGATGQGKSVGLNAILTSLLYKKHPAEMKIVLVDPKMVEFSVYKNLDKHFLAALPDEADSPIITDTSKVVRTLQSLCVEMDARYELLMAAGERNIKDYNRKFIARKLNPEKGHKYMPYIVVVIDEYGDLIMTAGKEIELPIARIAQKARAVGIHMIIATQRPTTNIITGTIKANFPARIAFKVSQGIDSKTILDRMGAQQLIGRGDMLYLQGNDPIRVQCAFVDTPEVVDINNFIAEQQGYVAPFELPEPAVEGGDDFGGGASDVDLSHLDPMFEDAARLIVQSGSGSTSLIQRKFSIGYNRAGRLMDLLEKAGIVGAAHGSKPREVLIQDEMSLEQLLSTLR from the coding sequence ATGGCAAGAAAGACCTTAAAAAAGACTGAAACTAAGCCTTCATTCGCCGAATCTTTAGGATTCGTCAACATATTTCATAATGAGAGAATAAACTTCTTTATTGGACTGCTATTGTTTGTTGTAGCGTTCTATTTCATTCTTTCTTTCATTTCGTTCTTTGTCACAGGTGATGCTGATCAAAGCCTGATAGAGAATCTTAGGGACGGTGAGATGAGCAACGAGGATCGTAAGTTTGGGAATTCTTGCGGTTCGCTTGGAGCCTACATCGCTTATTTCTTTGTGAAGCAGTGCTTTGGCGTTCCAGCATTCTTCATTCCAGCGTTCATGTTTATCGTTTCGCTTTACTTGATGAAAGCCTACAGGGTGAATCTCTGGAAGTGGTTCTTCACCATGTCTGTGATGATGATATGGACTTCGATAGCTTTTGCTCGTTTCCTTGCACCGCTGTTTGAAGGCAGCCATTTCAATCCTGGTGGCGATCATGGCTTCACTATGTCCAATACCATTGAGGGCTATGTGGGTACTCCTGGCTTGGTGGCAATACTCGCATTGGTGGCTTTGGCATTCCTCATCTATGTGAGTACTGAGACCATCAATCTGATAAGAAAGGCGCTTAACCCATCGAGACTGATTGACAAGATTAAGTTCAACATCGTTGATACTTCTAAGGAAGAGGTTGCACCTGAGGATAGCTATGAGCGCCAGTTGCAGACTAACGATGATATGTTCACAGACCCGGAACCAAAGGTTGTCGAGTTTGATGATTTCAAGAATAACGAGACTGAAGGCGAGGAAGAGAACAATGGCAACACGGTAGAGTTGGATGTCTATCAGCAGGTGGCTGATAAGGCTGAGCAGACCCTCACAGGCAAGGAATCTGACGATATGGGTATGGACATCGAAGTGGCAGGTAGCGAAGAGACTGCCGATGGTAGCAATACTGTGGCTGTCGTTGAAGAGAATCTCGAGCCCTATGACCCAAAGCGTGACCTTGAGTTCTATCGTTATCCCACACTTGACCTTCTTAAGACCTACGATACTGATGGAAAGCCGTCAATCGACATGGATGAGCAGAATGCCAATAAGAACCGCATCGTTGAGGTGCTTAGTAACTTTGGCATCGACATCAGCAGCATCAAGGCTACTGTAGGTCCTACCATCACTCTTTATGAGATTACCCCTGCTCAGGGCGTGAGAATCTCTAAGATTCGCAACCTTGAGGACGATATTGCCTTGAGCTTGAAGGCACTCGGCATTCGTATCATTGCTCCTATCCCAGGCAAGGGCACCATTGGTATTGAGGTGCCAAACGCCAAGGCAAACATAGTGTCTATGGAGTCGGTGCTCAACTCAAAGAAATTCCAGGAGACAACCATGGAACTTCCCTGCGCCATGGGTAAGACCATCACTAACGAAGTATTCATGTTCGACCTCGCAAAGGCTCCTCACCTTCTTGTCGCAGGTGCTACAGGTCAGGGTAAGTCTGTAGGCTTGAATGCCATCCTTACCTCTCTGCTTTATAAGAAGCATCCTGCTGAGATGAAGATTGTGCTCGTTGACCCTAAGATGGTTGAGTTCTCTGTTTACAAGAATCTGGACAAGCACTTCCTTGCAGCCCTTCCCGATGAGGCTGACAGCCCTATCATCACTGATACTTCAAAGGTGGTGCGCACCCTGCAGAGCCTCTGTGTTGAGATGGATGCCCGCTATGAACTGCTTATGGCTGCCGGTGAGCGTAACATTAAGGACTACAACCGTAAGTTCATCGCTCGTAAGCTGAATCCTGAGAAGGGACATAAGTACATGCCATACATAGTTGTGGTAATCGATGAGTATGGTGACCTAATCATGACTGCTGGCAAAGAGATAGAGCTTCCTATCGCCCGTATCGCCCAGAAGGCTCGTGCCGTAGGTATTCACATGATTATTGCTACTCAGCGTCCTACTACAAACATCATCACTGGTACCATCAAGGCAAACTTCCCTGCACGTATCGCCTTCAAGGTGTCTCAGGGCATTGACTCGAAGACCATTCTCGACCGTATGGGTGCTCAGCAGCTCATTGGCCGTGGTGATATGCTCTATCTGCAAGGCAATGACCCCATACGTGTACAGTGTGCCTTTGTCGATACTCCTGAGGTGGTGGATATTAACAACTTCATTGCTGAACAGCAGGGCTATGTAGCACCATTTGAGTTGCCAGAGCCAGCTGTTGAAGGTGGTGATGACTTTGGCGGAGGCGCGTCGGATGTAGATCTTTCTCATCTTGACCCAATGTTTGAAGACGCTGCCCGTCTCATTGTTCAGAGTGGCAGTGGTTCTACGAGTCTTATCCAGCGTAAGTTCTCTATTGGTTACAACCGTGCCGGTCGCCTGATGGATCTTCTTGAGAAAGCAGGCATCGTGGGCGCGGCTCATGGCAGCAAGCCACGCGAGGTTCTTATTCAGGACGAGATGAGCCTGGAGCAGTTGTTGAGTACACTGAGATAA
- a CDS encoding valine--tRNA ligase, with translation MEIASKYDPKEVEGKWYQYWLDNKLFSSKPDGRQPYTIVIPPPNVTGVLHMGHMLNNTIQDILVRRARMEGKNACWVPGTDHASIATEAKVVKKLAAEGIKKHDLTREQFLKHAWDWTDEHGGIILKQLRRLGASCDWDRTAFTMDEKRSKSVIKVFVDLYRKGYIYRGLRMVNWDPKALTALSDEEVVYKEEQSKLYYLKYYVADSEAVTSEGEGNVIHKDEKGYYAVVATTRPETIMGDTAMCINPKDPKNQWLRGKKVIVPLVNRVIPVIEDRYVEIEFGTGCLKVTPAHDKNDNMLGKTHNLETIDIFNADGTISNESTLYVGMDRFECRKQIAKDLEAAGLMEKIEDYTNKVGYSERNPDTAIEPRLSLQWFLKMQHFADIALPPVLNGEMHFYPQKYVNTYKNWLENIQDWCISRQLWWGHRIPAYYYAEEKFVVAETAEEALELARKESGNANLQMSDLKQDEDALDTWFSSWLWPVSLFDGINNPGNEEISYYYPTSDLVTGPDIIFFWVARMIMAGEEYMGKFPFKNVYFTGIVRDKLGRKMSKSLGNSPDPIELIEKFGADGVRMGMMLSAPAGNDILFDEALCEQGRNFNNKIWNAFRLVKGWQVADDDSCDNTEAAKIAIAWFDAKLRQANAEMEDHFAKYRISDALMTVYKLFWDEFSSWYLEMVKPAYVDGKAQPVSRTTYEATLRFFETLLKMLHPFMPFITEELWQAIYKRKDGESIMRDSLVMSAPTADDDKLAQDIELVKQVVSGVRTVRSSKNIAPKEKLALQVIGENKFESYNDVILKMANLSSIDVVESKDATASAFMVGTDEFAVPLGNMIDAEEEIKKMEAQIEHLEGFLASVKKKLSNERFVQNAPEAVVAMERKKQADAEEKIATLVESIKALKNSK, from the coding sequence ATGGAAATTGCTAGCAAATACGACCCAAAAGAGGTCGAAGGTAAATGGTATCAGTATTGGCTTGACAACAAGCTGTTTTCAAGCAAGCCCGATGGTCGTCAACCATACACCATCGTCATTCCCCCGCCAAACGTGACGGGTGTGCTACACATGGGCCACATGCTGAACAACACTATTCAGGATATTCTTGTACGCCGTGCCCGCATGGAAGGCAAAAATGCATGCTGGGTTCCTGGCACTGACCACGCTTCTATTGCCACAGAGGCAAAGGTTGTGAAGAAACTTGCTGCTGAAGGCATCAAAAAGCACGACCTCACTCGTGAGCAGTTCCTCAAGCACGCTTGGGACTGGACTGACGAGCACGGAGGCATCATCCTCAAGCAGCTGCGCCGTCTTGGTGCTTCATGCGACTGGGACCGTACTGCATTCACTATGGACGAGAAGCGTTCTAAGAGTGTAATCAAGGTTTTTGTTGACCTCTACCGTAAGGGTTACATCTATCGCGGTCTGAGAATGGTAAACTGGGACCCGAAGGCTCTCACAGCGCTAAGCGACGAAGAAGTAGTTTACAAAGAAGAGCAGTCAAAGCTCTATTACCTGAAATATTATGTGGCTGATTCTGAGGCCGTAACTTCTGAAGGCGAAGGCAACGTTATCCACAAGGACGAGAAGGGCTACTATGCCGTTGTTGCCACAACCCGTCCTGAGACCATCATGGGTGATACCGCAATGTGTATCAACCCTAAAGACCCGAAGAACCAGTGGCTGCGCGGCAAGAAGGTCATCGTGCCTTTGGTGAACCGCGTGATTCCTGTAATAGAAGACCGCTATGTAGAGATAGAGTTCGGTACAGGCTGTCTGAAGGTTACTCCTGCCCACGACAAGAACGATAACATGTTGGGCAAGACTCATAATCTTGAGACTATCGACATATTCAATGCTGACGGAACTATCAGTAACGAGTCAACACTCTATGTTGGAATGGACCGTTTCGAATGCCGCAAGCAGATAGCAAAAGACCTTGAGGCAGCAGGACTGATGGAGAAGATTGAGGACTACACCAACAAGGTGGGCTACTCTGAGCGCAACCCAGACACAGCTATTGAGCCACGTCTCTCGCTTCAGTGGTTCCTCAAGATGCAACACTTCGCTGACATCGCCCTTCCTCCAGTGCTCAACGGTGAGATGCACTTCTATCCGCAGAAGTACGTAAACACCTACAAGAACTGGCTTGAGAACATTCAGGACTGGTGCATAAGCCGTCAGTTGTGGTGGGGTCATCGCATTCCGGCATACTACTATGCTGAAGAGAAGTTTGTAGTGGCTGAGACAGCAGAGGAAGCACTCGAACTGGCTCGCAAGGAGAGCGGCAACGCCAACCTTCAGATGAGCGACCTGAAGCAGGATGAGGACGCACTCGACACATGGTTCTCTTCATGGCTATGGCCTGTTTCGCTGTTCGACGGAATTAACAACCCCGGCAACGAAGAGATTAGCTACTACTACCCCACCTCAGACCTCGTGACTGGTCCAGATATCATTTTCTTCTGGGTGGCACGTATGATTATGGCTGGTGAGGAGTATATGGGTAAGTTCCCATTCAAGAATGTATATTTCACTGGCATCGTGCGCGATAAGCTCGGACGCAAGATGTCGAAGTCATTAGGCAACTCACCTGACCCCATTGAGCTTATCGAGAAGTTCGGTGCCGACGGTGTTCGTATGGGCATGATGCTTTCTGCACCCGCTGGCAACGATATCCTCTTCGATGAAGCACTCTGCGAGCAGGGACGTAACTTCAACAACAAAATATGGAACGCCTTCCGACTGGTAAAGGGTTGGCAGGTGGCTGACGATGACTCATGTGATAACACAGAGGCAGCCAAGATTGCAATCGCATGGTTTGACGCAAAACTGCGCCAGGCAAATGCTGAGATGGAAGACCACTTTGCAAAGTATCGCATCAGCGATGCCCTTATGACGGTATATAAGTTGTTCTGGGATGAGTTCTCTTCTTGGTATCTTGAGATGGTGAAGCCCGCATATGTTGACGGAAAGGCTCAGCCTGTTTCTCGTACTACATACGAAGCAACACTTCGTTTCTTCGAGACTCTGCTGAAGATGCTCCATCCGTTCATGCCTTTCATCACCGAAGAGTTGTGGCAGGCAATCTACAAACGTAAGGATGGCGAGAGCATCATGCGCGACAGCCTTGTGATGAGTGCTCCAACTGCCGATGATGACAAGCTCGCTCAAGACATCGAGTTGGTGAAGCAGGTTGTATCAGGTGTTCGCACAGTACGCTCATCAAAGAACATCGCTCCCAAGGAAAAGCTTGCTCTGCAGGTTATTGGAGAGAACAAGTTCGAGTCATACAACGACGTAATCCTTAAGATGGCAAACCTCAGCAGCATCGATGTTGTTGAAAGCAAGGATGCCACAGCAAGTGCTTTCATGGTGGGTACAGACGAGTTTGCAGTACCCCTTGGCAACATGATTGACGCAGAGGAGGAGATAAAGAAGATGGAAGCTCAGATAGAGCACCTCGAAGGATTCCTCGCTTCAGTCAAGAAGAAGCTCTCCAACGAACGCTTTGTACAGAATGCTCCTGAAGCCGTTGTTGCAATGGAACGCAAGAAACAGGCTGATGCAGAAGAAAAGATTGCCACCTTGGTAGAATCAATTAAAGCATTAAAAAATAGCAAGTAA
- a CDS encoding putative transporter, which produces MEWLVNLFTNTESVAHIALLYAVVIAVGVYLGKIKIGGISLGVTFVLFAGIVAGHIGFTAPTPILTFVQDFGLILFVFMIGLQVGPGFFESFGTAGIKLNGLAASAILLNIIVMFACYFIFFDTTNIANLPMMVGTLYGAVTNTPGLGAANEALSSMSNIFNGSVPQIASAYACAYPLGVVGIIGATILVRFLCKIKLEEEEEKLNETESGKANKKPYKMHLEVSNKYLEGKTLLQVHDFLNRDFVVSRLVHNGELCIPNRNTLFHLGDQMLIVCAEADQEAITAFIGPKLDIDFEQQDQPLVSKRILVTNPEINGKTLASMHFSSVHGVNVTRVTRHGMDIFASASLPLQVGDRVMVVGPEDAVDRVAKKMGNSVKRLDHPNIATIFVGIILGLIFGSLPLAIPGMPVPIKLGLAGGPLIIAILIGRYGYKIHLVTYTSTSANMMLREIGLVLFLASVGIKAGASFFSTVVEGDGLLYVLTGFLITIIPILIIGPIARLKFKFNYFTIAGMLAGTYTDPPALAYANSICTKEAPAVGYSTVYPLAMFLRIFTAQLIVLFCCG; this is translated from the coding sequence ATGGAATGGTTAGTTAATCTATTCACTAATACTGAATCGGTAGCCCACATTGCATTGCTCTATGCAGTAGTGATTGCAGTAGGTGTCTATCTTGGCAAGATCAAGATTGGAGGTATTTCCCTTGGAGTGACCTTCGTCCTGTTTGCTGGCATTGTAGCAGGTCATATCGGATTCACAGCCCCTACCCCAATACTTACCTTCGTACAGGATTTCGGACTTATCCTCTTTGTGTTCATGATCGGTTTGCAGGTAGGTCCTGGCTTCTTTGAAAGCTTTGGAACGGCAGGCATCAAGCTTAACGGACTTGCAGCCTCAGCCATACTGCTTAACATAATTGTGATGTTCGCTTGCTACTTCATATTCTTTGACACAACGAACATTGCAAACCTCCCCATGATGGTAGGTACGCTCTATGGCGCTGTAACGAACACACCTGGTCTCGGTGCTGCAAACGAAGCACTTAGCTCCATGAGCAATATCTTCAATGGCAGTGTGCCTCAGATTGCATCAGCTTACGCTTGTGCATATCCTCTTGGTGTCGTTGGTATCATCGGTGCAACAATTCTCGTACGCTTCCTCTGTAAGATTAAACTTGAAGAAGAAGAAGAGAAACTGAATGAGACGGAAAGCGGCAAAGCCAACAAGAAGCCTTACAAGATGCACCTTGAGGTATCGAACAAGTATCTTGAGGGCAAGACGCTATTACAGGTTCACGACTTCCTGAATCGCGACTTTGTTGTATCACGTCTCGTACACAACGGAGAGCTTTGCATCCCTAACCGAAACACATTATTTCATTTAGGCGACCAGATGCTCATCGTTTGTGCAGAAGCAGACCAGGAGGCTATTACTGCCTTCATCGGTCCAAAACTCGACATCGACTTTGAGCAGCAAGACCAGCCACTCGTTTCGAAGCGTATTCTCGTAACCAATCCGGAAATCAACGGAAAGACACTGGCTTCGATGCATTTCTCAAGCGTACATGGTGTCAACGTTACCCGCGTAACTCGTCACGGAATGGATATCTTCGCTTCAGCCTCACTGCCACTGCAGGTAGGCGACCGTGTGATGGTTGTTGGTCCAGAGGATGCTGTTGACCGCGTAGCGAAGAAGATGGGTAACTCAGTGAAACGTCTCGACCACCCTAACATCGCTACTATTTTCGTAGGAATAATCCTGGGTCTCATCTTCGGCTCACTGCCTTTGGCAATTCCTGGAATGCCTGTACCAATAAAGCTCGGTCTCGCAGGTGGTCCGCTCATCATAGCAATCCTAATTGGTCGCTATGGTTACAAGATTCATCTCGTGACTTATACTTCTACATCAGCAAACATGATGCTACGCGAAATAGGACTTGTACTATTCCTTGCATCAGTAGGTATCAAGGCCGGTGCTTCGTTCTTCTCGACAGTGGTAGAAGGTGACGGACTGCTCTATGTGCTGACTGGTTTCCTTATTACTATTATACCTATATTAATAATAGGTCCGATAGCACGTCTGAAGTTCAAGTTCAATTACTTCACAATAGCAGGTATGCTTGCCGGTACATATACCGATCCCCCCGCACTTGCCTATGCTAACAGCATATGCACGAAGGAAGCTCCTGCTGTAGGATACTCTACTGTATATCCTCTCGCAATGTTCCTCCGCATATTTACAGCACAGCTCATTGTATTGTTCTGTTGCGGTTGA
- a CDS encoding OadG family protein — protein sequence MNKVRILLGSLLVSASLTSLAQGSKSIVISEVLTNNTASIQDSYGNRHAWVELANTSFSQHNVRGMFLTTDRSVLDKKMSVPERIKRMSIIPNGEDRTNMGARKHLIILCNASPTEGKLSLALPVPTDKPVWIALYNGNATELIDSVTVPILNTNESYARVNGCWAVKSPENVTPGIENYIEANESKIAKFKREDPHGFAMSIMAMGIVFLCLALLWIFFTIFGLAARHMETAKKVAHKQPIKPITQTVEKTIEIAHTTGNILQDGFKMKGKDIEVYMAVIGMALRQYEEDVHDIESGVITIKPKDTNWDDEYSQMTQLHEPFAPTSHDYSRIPTTPELF from the coding sequence ATGAACAAAGTCAGAATTCTGTTAGGCTCTTTACTAGTTTCAGCCTCACTGACATCACTTGCTCAAGGTTCGAAGAGCATCGTTATAAGCGAAGTGCTCACGAACAACACAGCCAGCATTCAGGATTCTTACGGCAACAGACATGCTTGGGTAGAACTTGCCAACACATCGTTCTCACAACACAACGTTCGTGGCATGTTTCTAACCACAGACCGCTCTGTGCTTGACAAGAAAATGAGTGTTCCTGAAAGAATCAAGCGCATGTCAATCATCCCCAATGGCGAAGACAGAACAAACATGGGGGCGCGAAAACATCTTATCATCCTATGTAACGCTTCACCAACAGAAGGCAAGTTAAGCCTTGCGCTACCCGTACCTACCGACAAGCCTGTTTGGATAGCTCTATATAACGGCAATGCTACGGAGCTCATAGACTCCGTAACGGTGCCCATCCTTAACACAAACGAGAGCTATGCTCGCGTAAATGGGTGTTGGGCAGTTAAAAGTCCTGAGAATGTAACTCCTGGCATAGAGAACTACATTGAAGCCAACGAAAGCAAGATAGCAAAGTTCAAACGCGAAGACCCACACGGTTTTGCCATGAGCATCATGGCAATGGGAATAGTATTCCTCTGCCTGGCTCTACTTTGGATATTCTTCACAATTTTCGGTCTTGCTGCAAGACACATGGAGACTGCTAAGAAAGTTGCTCACAAGCAGCCTATCAAACCCATAACGCAAACTGTAGAGAAGACCATTGAGATAGCCCACACTACAGGAAACATCCTTCAGGACGGTTTCAAGATGAAAGGCAAGGACATTGAAGTGTACATGGCAGTCATAGGAATGGCTCTCAGACAATATGAAGAAGATGTACACGATATAGAGAGTGGCGTCATCACCATCAAGCCCAAAGACACTAACTGGGACGATGAATACAGCCAGATGACACAACTCCACGAACCGTTTGCTCCAACAAGCCACGATTATTCAAGAATTCCAACTACACCAGAACTTTTCTAA
- a CDS encoding acetyl-CoA carboxylase biotin carboxyl carrier protein subunit: MNKYQYKVQGVDYEVEIAEVEGNIAKVNVNGIPFEVELQKPINAFKRPTGNTVKIEQPKQTTQQSTSQQSTTQQVVTTQQAATTEAPGNGNQIKAPLPGTITDIKVAIGQQVNIGDTVLVLEAMKMQNNIEAEYSGTVTSISVKTGETVKEGQVMLVIG, from the coding sequence ATGAACAAATATCAATATAAAGTACAAGGCGTTGACTATGAAGTCGAAATCGCCGAGGTTGAAGGTAACATCGCCAAAGTCAACGTAAACGGAATACCCTTCGAGGTTGAGCTACAGAAGCCTATCAATGCGTTCAAGCGTCCTACAGGTAATACTGTCAAGATTGAACAGCCAAAGCAGACCACTCAGCAATCGACAAGTCAGCAGTCAACAACACAGCAGGTTGTAACAACGCAGCAGGCTGCTACAACGGAAGCTCCAGGAAATGGCAATCAAATCAAAGCTCCACTTCCCGGCACTATCACGGACATTAAAGTTGCCATAGGCCAGCAGGTAAACATTGGTGACACTGTTCTTGTACTTGAGGCAATGAAGATGCAGAACAACATTGAAGCAGAATATTCTGGTACAGTAACCTCAATATCAGTGAAGACTGGAGAAACTGTGAAAGAAGGCCAAGTGATGTTGGTGATTGGATAG